Proteins encoded within one genomic window of Besnoitia besnoiti strain Bb-Ger1 chromosome II, whole genome shotgun sequence:
- a CDS encoding hypothetical protein (encoded by transcript BESB_040190): MWPPRGIGTDQQSVRTAKLSGVSSVRRDDAFLPFAALEERRSRGSPSERFPWSRGRRSSPLLSSADGRRRDADVRSQLGGNNKSFVGSTVAALPWGRGYQQGSGAPESGGFRAFPSRWRHPFSSHGGGGGHSAATSSLAGDRGVGGNSMMNASSCADMEVPRAMSRTFSQQGSSYLYGPAGPRGAADGDAAPGLRAFDLVSKASPSKMIEERPQDDEREEPDSDDEERDQSECLRLCRKWLRAVFPDSYPLLWFLIQASVCFVLLLVGLGDGSNSSRSDYALGKLDFHWMPGEDVTDKARPKPHIIGDIDSERLLLNGSLVFICVTLLNLAFWLCTMAVRVVVITGLLNLICYERPAATAFASTVDPEIFYVAWSVFIYAFWRGHTRSSPLVLVPNSQEKTEIEPLTFYRLFGDECFFTADMLRAINLTNVVYLVLSVRRALLALMLFFFELGFLMNMNSQLVNYLTKYARIRKLNVKWSRSTPQDWHRSTESAASVCSSNEDGQRNLLSQEARPDDDTLRVTTTAQSSLGPLPSFLPLRDVSAKDLLNLQPENPFLPPLSSSSASAASSAASSASAFASPPSARAFASASPSEAVRTPRGPGLERQQLERQREERQREERSNRRAMEDAGAPNVGDRPTAAACLEGDSAPSRPGAAASSLHAPSQGSREPAQTSPAAHACRGSGERLCEGETEVERERVEQGESEDVVPRKPDEEAEAPRASVREGRALRDAEDWGGEREDDSRSAAPSAREAAEGRMRESALFILPPEDEEEEDVNEGTQAWATRARRGYDRQTQIMRLRDKARKFFRDCWRRIERFQQQYARTRYSGTSLRSPPSSRRNSGFPGLHLGPLFFPSKRGAAALLERGPITFGSPHPSPRLDDLLGDALERADGDREAEREHECRGLGGGNPAAAGDSGRPAARGALLPLHAHQHRPMSAFRIRHSITKKRIEQEVHGQGLPRPLKAQSIEATKTSKVQNWLSIQYALHHPPALFIHGRRIALTNKKITGTIAELLFNQLVKENRQPPGSSCSPSLVSELNHVSYPTDSQAFDSAKPESAAAEPTNSAQATTEDARRSTAKPTLAPPAEHMGLARRTTSTQTLAHEGSDRAGEVSDAALLRPTRGSSDCKRGGAGEPDVGSASSRGASVSSAGDLGRPEKTRLCACREGSRCATGDSEDAAACGRSERRNRRGAQTEPGGIDVRSRGGQDADCAGWDKPPRETAPALASSQVKLRGDPQSSARSQGAGVESAALRSSSERVGAGNGGHVPGAGAPCKGTAEGGGRIGKRTSGSEEPDGRRGDAMCTATTKPKAASVDASSPPAFAVRSSSTSVPSAARHSLHAAAEPRGPRGGSVGLAGGPEGAEPLGAAWEDEEGCASSGDDVQPSFASAPSLAAERPPHAKSELCAAGGVEEAAVASRVGKRSVALEGWARARREANEGVRKRHREGEGAADAEGAGSACYAGVDSQRREKALQGVPGGEPDLHATAAQTGGVGAEADVWEADGSAPTCPDKKGDKRTRRSDAYIRSPEWRARRASRPRAPVLGGRHLEPSETSPASAPDPHKGDERSDRSSDEPEEPRFGSPAFSGEFAPIPLAFRALGASLPAEPPDEDGAGVARDEGERYGPPSLALSVLTEPPTVSLGMPLACAEGREDTLSVEGAARALRVSNSPSLPSGAGLHGALRRPPDRRGRAPGRTTGTDAPLRRTLEEPPRPRAPVTPIVCPSVPCGACGQARAASNLSPEKRQAKSADEGRSTAFPDISRSAKTARDETAANSLRPRAGAPAQTPRDSSAARPRRRGQVEAGGETEARRERLRQAEKEARPGEDGETGRNDAEAETEQGRRRQTEPSAPLRGPTADSRHHEKNAGDEEASRVRVGEPVRVAEVPAFTYAPVYDTERKKETKAFASTVGHTGASPPSQVFSSGASSSKGGVEAEALRRSSAPARRWRSANSPSGSSSAASQAATSASCAAQAPLEALGSTAGKADAGKILRRDDEEHLLARSASAEGSQELPEAADGQPGRTITRGAEGSKPPAASGSGSGHAAPSASRPLAEGDEEEGRSSGDDRPTPEPSSSLPPSKSFSVPPPSPSLSSPCSPRASPSHATCSPSSSAAVASAHSLSAWAAFARQFSGPGGPSRSPPGSPSLPSFTASGASASSPASRSNLGGSLPSIDPAAHMADANSFLGAALSHDTTEALTSREQGPDRGVASAARLTEGERMRKDCEASAPDASSSVSSPASPEANGALVATSAPLSRGAACKGQGAWSWASRSGMSASAFHVPSCASAFQPSSGLSLPKAFAGASSRRSPGPPLPPSGGPSGSLRPQPAGASSEAARAPLALAKRQVHHCARVETAGRETGREPGREEADASGEAGPALTPHSGPTVVSDVREGERKEKAEARVTESRSAAQGAGCDSVADGRGAEDAERASFDAIAEDGDARKETARSREGERKREGGDSTQLETTQAAERAGASGQAGGGCTSGWLTSMSTARHCVESVDERERKETDEVYLGRETIELYLRPEEAEEFMKQVDFAGHGKINAEMFKRGILNIYNARKRLVRGLRSQGSVASTVLRMISLLLWFVCAVVMLLVIGVDMNSVIVSGAAFLSALTVALSYLYQHFITAVIFVALTNPYNIGDRIRVDGGEILTVRKIRTYTTEFDTVHGRPVIYSNSVLFSRVLTNESRAKNSVLELKLRVGIGTPHCLIKALETKMRKFVEQRPMDFVKDSFWVVVHHVQPGESIDYSLWMACVEGWGNYRRVLDLRSEVYFYLAKQLTKLGISFHLAPQPVSITNASPPPVQMRPLGRSSSPVSPSAIRYMHSPAAALRHHTSSRKTPSPQTFHALAVQAIVEGHESSSDASLSRRFPPQEHAKLWEPVGEKRNLHTAAPY, translated from the exons ATGTGGCCGCCTCGTGGGATAGGCACCGATCAGCAGAGCGTGCGCACAGCCAAGCTCTCAGGGGTGTCTTCTGTGCGACGTGATGACGCGTTTCTCCCTTTtgccgcgctggaggaaCGGAGGTCCCGAGGCTCTCCATCCGAGCGCTTTCCGTGGTCTcggggccgccgcagcagccctTTGCTGTCGAGTGCcgacgggcgccggcgcgacgccgacgtcCGCAGTCAGCTCGGCGGCAACAACAAAAGCTTCGTGGGCTCCACTGTCGCGGCACTGCCCTGGGGCAGGGGCTACCAGCAGGGGTCAGGAGCCccggagagcggcggcttCAGGGCCTTCCCCTCCAGATGGAGGCATCCCTTCTCATCCcatggcggcggaggcgggcacAGTGCAGCAacgtcctcgctcgcgggTGACCGGGGTGTCGGCGGAAACTCG ATGATGAACGCTTCGTCGTGCGCAGACATGGAAGTTCCGCGCGCAATGAGCCGCACGTTTTCTCAGCAGGGGTCTTCGTACCTCTACGGGCCTGCtggcccgcgcggcgcggcggacggggacgcggcgccggggtTGCGGGCTTTCGACTTGGTTTCAAAGGCGAGCCCGTCCAAGATGATTGAAGAGCGGCCGCAAGACGAtgagagagaggaacccGACAGTGACGATGAAGAGCGCGACCAGTCCGAgtgtctgcgcctctgccggaAGTGGCTGCGAGCCGTCTTTCCTGACTCCTATCCGCTGCTCTGGTTCCTCATCCAGGCCTCCGTCTGCTTCGTTCTCTTGCTCGTCGGcctcggcgacggcagcaacagcagccgcagcgatTACGCCCTCGGGAAACTCGACTTCCACTGGATGCCTGGCGAGGACGTCACCGACAAAGCCAGACCGAAGCCGCACATC ATCGGCGACATCGACAGCGAGAGGCTCTTGCTAAACGGGTCTCTCGTGTTCATCTGCGTGACGCTGCTGAACCTGGCCTTCTGGCTCTGCACCATGGCCGTGAG AGTTGTCGTCATTACGGGCTTGCTGAATTTGATTTGTTATGAAcgcccggcggcgacggccttcGCGTCGACTGTGGATCCCGAAATTTTCTACGTTGCCTGGAGCGTCTTCATTTACGCCTTCTGGAGAGGCCACACTCGATCGA GCCCTCTAGTGCTTGTCCCGAACAGCcaagagaagacagagatCGAGCCCCTCACGTTCTACCGGCTGTTTGGCGACGAGTGTTTTTTCACCGCCGACATGCTGCGCGCGATTAACCTGACCAACGTCGTCTATCTCGTTCTCTccgttcgccgcgccctgtTGGCACTCATGCTGTTTTTCTTCGAGCTCGGCTTCCTCATGAACATGAATTCTCAGCTGGTCAACTACCTCACCAAATACGCGCGGATTCGCAAACTGAATGTAAAGTG GTCGCGCAGCACCCCGCAAGACTGGCATCGCTCGACagagtctgcggcgtctgtaTGCAGCAGCAACGAAGACGGCCAGCGCAATCTCTTGTCGCAG GAGGCGAGGCCAGACGACGACACCCTGCGGGTGACCACGACGGCGCAGTCGTCCCTGGGCCCGCTGCCGTCGTTTCTTCCTCTACGAGATGTGTCCGCGAAAGATCTGCTCAATCTGCAGCCGGAGAATCCCTTCCTCCCTCCcttgtcttcctcgtctgcatctgctgcctcctcagccgcttcgtccgcctccgcgttcgcctctccgccgtcggctcgagccttcgcgtctgcctcgccctccgaGGCGGTGCGCACCCCTCGGGGCCCTGGCCTTGAGAGACAGCAACtagagaggcagcgagaagagagacagcgagaggagagaagcaaCAGACGAGCGAtggaggacgcgggcgcgccaaACGTGGGCGATCGCCCAACGGCTGCGGCTTGTCTCGAAGGCGATAGTGCCCCCTCGaggcccggcgccgcggcgtccagTCTCCACGCACCTTCACAGGGCTCTCGAGAGCCCGCACAGACGTCTCCGGCGGCACACGCCTGCCGCGGGTCGGGAGAGAGGctctgcgagggagagacagaagtcgagagagagcgagtgGAGCaaggagaaagcgaagatGTAGTCCCACGCAAgcccgacgaggaggcggaggcgcccagAGCCTCAGTCAGAGAGGGCAGGGCTCTGCGGGATGCCGAAGACtggggaggcgagcgagaagacgactccagaagcgccgcgccttccgcgagagaggcagcggaaggGCGAATGCGAGAGAGTGCCCTGTTCATTCTGCCGCCTGaggatgaagaggaagaagacgtgAATGAGGGCACTCAGGCgtgggcgacgcgggcgagaagaggctACGACCGACAAACTCAGATCATGCGGTTGAGAGACAAAGCTCGCAAGTTCTTCCGCGACTGCTGGAGGCGCATCGAACGCTTTCAGCAGCAATACGCCAGGACGCGATACAGCGGCACGTCGCTGAGAAGCCCGCCATCGTCTAGAAGAAA TTCGGGGTTCCCCGGCCTCCACCTTGGCCCTTTGTTTTTTCCctcgaagcgcggcgcggcggcgttgcTGGAGCGAGGCCCGATCACCTTCGGCTCGCCGCatccttctccgcggctcgaCGACCTGCTGGGCGACGCACTCGAGAGGGCAGACGGagaccgcgaggcggagagagagcacGAGTGCAGGGGGCTTGGAGGCGGCAacccagccgcggcgggggacaGCGGCAGGCCCGCAGCCCGAGGCGCCTTATTGCCGCTCCACGCGCACCAGCACCGCCCGATGAGCGCCTTCCGCATCCGCCACTCCATCACCAAGAAACGAATCGAACAAGAAGTCCACGGACAAG GTCTCCCTCGACCTCTGAAGGCGCAGAGCATTGAAGCGACAAAGACATCGAAGGTGCAGAACTGGTTGTCGATTCAGTACGCGCTTCACCACCCGCCTGCGTTGTTTATCCACGGCCGACGCATCGCGCTGACGAACAAGAAGATCACAGGCACGATCGCGGAGCTGTTGTTCAATCAGTTGGTCAAGGAGAACCGACAACCGCCTGGCTCctcctgctcgccgtcgctcgttTCCGAGCTCAACCACGTGTCCTATCCGACGGACAGCCAAGCCTTTGACTCAGCCAAAcccgagagcgccgcggccgagccGACCAATTCTGCGCAAGCCACGACGGAAGACGCAAGACGTTCCACAGCTAAGCcgacgctcgcgccgcccgcggaaCACATGGGGCTCGCGAGACGCACCACGAGCACGCAGACGCTTGCCCACGAGGGGAGCGACCGAGCGGGCGAGGTCTCAGACGCAGCGCTTCTCCGCCCAACccgaggaagcagcgactgcaagcggggcggcgcaggtgAGCCAGATGTAGGGTCGGCATCAAGCCGGGGTGCTTCCGTgagcagcgcaggcgacttGGGAAGGCCTGAGAAGacccgtctctgcgcctgccgagAAGGGAGCCGATGCGCCACAGGTgacagcgaggacgcagctgcatgcggacgcagcgagcggaggaacaggcgcggcgcacagACCGAGCCAGGAGGAATCGACGTGAGATCAAGAGGAGGTCAAGACGCAGACTGCGCGGGCTGGGACAAGCCGCCAAGAGAAACGGCGCCCGCCCTTGCAAGCTCGCAGGTGAAGCTACGCGGCGACCCGCAAAGCAGCGCAAGGAGTCAAGGAGCAGGGGTTGAGTCCGCTGCACTTCGCTCTAGCTCCGAACGGGTTGGTGCCGGCAACGGCGGGCACGTCCCAGGTGCTGGTGCGCCTTGTAAGGGCACGgccgaaggcggaggccggaTAGGAAAACGAACCTCAGGCTCGGAAGAGCCTGACGGCAGAAGGGGCGACGCCATGTGCACAGCCACAACGAAGCCCAAAGCGGCATCAGTGGACGCGAGCTCGCCTCCTGCATTCGCCGTTCGCTCCTCCTCCACAAGTGTTCcctcggctgcgcggcattctctccacgccgccgcagaaccACGGGgtccgcgaggcggcagcgttGGCCTGGCGGGGGGGCCAGAGGGTGCGGAGCCGCTTGGGGCGGCTtgggaggacgaggagggatGCGCCTCCAGTGGGGACGACGTCCAgccttccttcgcctctgcgccttccctagccgccgagaggccgccgcacgcaAAGAGCGAActctgcgcggctggaggtgtcgaggaggcggcggtcgcgtcCCGCGTGGGGAAGCGCTCCGTCGCGCTCGAGGGCTgggcgagagcgcgacgcgaagcaaACGAAGGAGTGAGGAAGAGACACCGAGAGGGGGAAGGGGCTGCGGACGCTGAGGGGGCAGGCAGTGCATGCTACGCCGGCGTCGACAGCCAGCGACGCGAAAAAGCATTGCAGGGAGTGCCAGGCGGCGAGCCAGATCTGCACGCGACAGCGGCACAGACAGGAGGAGTTGGCGCCGAAGCGGATGTGTGGGAAGCTGACGGCAGTGCACCCACCTGCCCAGATAAGAAGGGAGACAAGCGAActcggcgcagcgacgcgtaCATAAGATCGCCTGAGTGGAGGGCCCGACGTGCGTCCCGCCCTCGGGCGCCCGTGCTGGGAGGAAGGCACCTTGAGCCATCGGAGACAAGTCCGGCTTCTGCTCCCGACCCACACAAGGGCGACGAAAGGAGCGACCGGTCCTCAGACGAGCCCGAAGAACCCCGCTTCGGAAGCCCTGCGTTTTCTGGCGAATTTGCGCCGATCCCCCTCGCCTTTCGGGCCCTAGGTGCGTCGCTGCCAGCGGAGCCGCCCGACGAAGatggcgccggcgtcgcccgggACGAGGGCGAAAGGTACGGCCCCCCCAGTCTCGCCTTATCCGTCCTGACCGAGCCGCCGACAGTGTCTCTAGGGATGCCCCTAGCCTGCGCTGAGGGCCGCGAAGACACCTTATCCGTCGAAGGAGCAGCCAgggcgcttcgcgtctcgaACTCGCCTTCCTTGCCTTCCGGTGCTGGCTTGCAcggggcgctgcggcgtcccCCCGACCGCCGCGGTCGGGCCCCAGGCCGCACAACCGGGACAGAcgcgccgcttcgtcgcACGTTGGAAGAGCCTCCACGACCCCGAGCACCCGTCACACCGATTGTCTGTCCGTCGGTGCcttgcggcgcctgcggacagGCGCGGGCCGCCTCGAACCTGTCTCCAGAAAAGAGACAGGCGAAGTCGGCCGACGAGGGGCGCTCAACGGCTTTTCCTGACATTTCGCGGTCCGCGAAAaccgcgagagacgagactGCCGCCAAcagtctgcggccgcgcgccggcgcccctgCTCAGACCCCGAGAGActcttcggcggcgaggccccgCAGACGAGGGCAAGTCGAGGCAGGGGGAGAAACtgaagcgcgccgcgagaggctgagacaagcagagaaagaggccCGACCaggagaagacggagagacTGGAAGGAACGATgcggaagcggagacagagcaaggcagacggcgacaaACTGAACCCAGTGCTCCTCTCAGAGGGCCGACGGCCGATTCCAGGCACCATGAAAAaaacgccggcgacgaggaggcatCTCGTGTCCGCGTTGGCGAGCCCGTAAGGGTCGCAGAAGTGCCGGCGTTTACTTACGCTCCGGTTTACGAtacagagaggaagaaagagacaaaGGCGTTCGCCTCCACGGTCGGGCACACGGgagcttctccgccgtcaCAGGTTTTCTCGTCtggcgcttcctcgtcgaaGGGCGGCgttgaggcggaggcgcttcgccgctcgTCAGCCCCAGCGCGACGCTGGCGGTCTGCGAATTCCCCGTCCGGATCGTCTTCTGCCGCATCTCAAGCTGCTACTTCTGCCTCGtgtgctgcgcaggcgcccctcGAGGCTCTAGGATCCACGGCCGGCAAAGCAGACGCGGGGAAGATTTTACGCagggacgacgaggagcatctcctcgcccgctctgcgtctgccgagGGCAGCCAGGAACTgccagaggcagcagacggGCAACCAGGTAGAACGATCACGAGAGGGGCAGAAGGGTCGAAgccgccagcggcctcgGGCAGCGGGAGTGGGCacgctgcgccttcggcgaGCAGGCCCCTtgcagagggagacgaagaggaagggcgGTCATCTGGAGACGATAG ACCCACGCCAGAGCCGAGCAGCTCACTTCCTCCCAGTAAGTCTTTCTCCGTGCCGCcaccgtcgccgtcgctgtcgtcgccgtGTTCTCCTCGGGCTTCGCCGTCTCACGCGACCTGttccccttcttcctccgcggccgtcgcgtctGCTCATTCGCTCTCTGCATGGGCTGCCTTCGCACGCCAGTTCTCGGGGCCGGGCGGGCCTTCTCGTTCTCCGCCAGGCTCTCCATCTTTGCCCTCTTTCACTGCATCGggtgcctctgcgtcgtccccAGCTTCGCGCTCGAATCTTGGGGGAAGCCTTCCCTCTATCGATCCCGCCGCCCACATGGCTGACGCAAACAGCTTCCTCGGAGCCGCGCTGTCACACGACACGACCGAAGCGCTCACTTCCAGGGAACAAGGCCCCGACAGGGGGGTCGCGTCGGCTGCCCGTCTGACTGAGGGAGAGCGCATGCGGAAGGATTGCGAGGCCTCAGCACCTGATGCATCCTCTTCGGTTTCCTCTCCTGCGTCACCTGAGGCAAACGGTGCCCTCGTCGCTACCTCGGCGCCGCTTTCTCGGGGCGCTGCGTGCAAGGGACAAGGCGCTTGGTCATGGGCGAGCCGCTCGGGCATgtcggcgtctgcttttCACGTTCCTTCATGTGCGTCTGCCTTTCAGCCTTCCTCCGGCCTCAGCCTTCCTAAGGCCTTCGCGGgggcctcctctcgccgcagccccggtccgcctctccctccctcagGCGGTCCAAGTGGCTCCCTCCGGCCgcagcccgcgggcgcgtcctcggaggccgcgcgggcgccgctggcgctggcTAAGCGGCAGGTTCACCACTGCGCGAGAGTGGAGACTGCTGGTCGAGAGACAGGCCGCGAGCCaggccgcgaggaagccgatGCCAGTGGGGAGGCGGGGCCTGCACTCACACCCCATTCTGGGCCTACGGTCGTCTCTGATGTACGCGAGGGGGAGCggaaggagaaggcagaaGCGCGTGTCACTGAGAGTCGCTCCGCAGCGCaaggcgcaggctgcgaTTCTGTGGCAGACGGAAGGGGGGCAGAAGACGCTGAGCGAGCCTCCTTTGATGCCAtcgccgaggacggcgacgcacgAAAGGAGACCGCGCGGAGCCGAGAAggggagaggaaaagagaaggcggagactcAACGCAACTGGAAACCACCCAAGCGGCTGAgcgagcaggcgcctccggGCAAGCAGGCGGAGGATGCACGAGTGGATGGCTCACCAGCATGAGCACAGCGAGGCACTGCGTCGAGTCGGTagacgagcgcgagaggaaagaaacggACGAAGTCTACCTGGGCCGGGAGACGATTGAACTGTATCTGCGGccagaagaagcggaggaatTCATGAAACAGGTCGATTTCGCAG GTCACGGGAAAATCAACGCGGAGATGTTCAAACGCGGCATTCTCAACATCTACAACGCTCGCAAGCGACTCGTCCGCGGTCTCCGA AGTCAAGGCAGCGTCGCGTCCACGGTGCTGCGAATgatttctctccttctctggTTCGTGTGCGCCGTCGTCATGCTCCTGGTCATTGGCGTCGACATGAACTCTGTCATCGTCTCCGGGGCGGCCTTCCTCTCAGCTCTCACAGTTGCACTCA GCTACTTGTATCAGCACTTCATCACAGCCGTCATCTTCGTCGCGCTGACGAATCCCTACAACATCGGAGACCGCATTCGCGTAGACGGTGGCGAAATCCTCACAGTGCGAAAAATCCGAACGTATACTACGGAGTTCGACACCGTCCACGGCCGGCCG GTCATTTACAGCAATTCcgtccttttctctcgcgtgctGACTAACGAATCTCGCGCAAAGAACAGCGTCCTCGAGTTGAAGCTCCGCGTCGGCATTGGCACTCCACACTGCCTCATCAAAGCACTGGAAACGAAAATGCGGAAGTTCGTTGAACAGCGACCCATGGACTTCGTGAAAGATTCGTTCTGGGTCGTAGTCCACCATGTCCAACCTGGAGAAAGCATCGAT TATTCACTCTGGATGGCATGCGTGGAGGGATGGGGAAACTACCGGCGCGTTTTAGACTTGCGCAGCGAGGTTTACTTCTACTTGGCCAAGCAGTTGACGAAGCTGGGAATCTCCTTCCATCTGGCCCCCCAGCCTGTGTCAATTACaaacgcgtcgccgcctcctgttCAGATGCGGCCTCTAGGCCGAAGCAGCTCCCCGGTTTCTCCCTCAGCGATCCGGTACATGCACTCTCCCGCGGCAGCGCTCCGCCACCACA